The proteins below are encoded in one region of Cryomorphaceae bacterium 1068:
- a CDS encoding DUF5995 family protein, whose translation MKATTINEVIEYLDQIIEDSKRESSYRGYFPALYRKVTIRVKEGIEKGEFEDGPRMERLDVLFANRYLDAYYRYKSDLPVTKSWAFAFEKTKNWWPLTLQHLLWGINAHINLDLGIAAVDTTGVTPISELKNDFDKINEVLAELVEEVQDELCEIWPFLKVLLKLSGKLDNKLINFSMKLARDGAWEFAEELAATSPQERSQAITKRDIRIEEIAEYVYPANILARILFGIIRVGLRKSVPKRIEILE comes from the coding sequence ATGAAGGCTACAACCATCAATGAGGTCATCGAATACCTGGATCAAATAATCGAGGACTCAAAAAGAGAAAGCTCATACAGGGGCTACTTTCCCGCCCTTTACCGGAAGGTGACAATTCGTGTAAAAGAAGGGATTGAGAAGGGCGAGTTTGAAGACGGACCGCGTATGGAGCGTCTCGATGTGCTTTTTGCCAATCGCTACCTCGATGCCTATTACCGCTACAAGAGCGACCTACCGGTAACCAAAAGTTGGGCCTTTGCTTTTGAGAAAACCAAGAATTGGTGGCCACTTACGTTGCAACATTTGTTGTGGGGAATCAATGCTCATATCAATCTTGATCTTGGTATAGCAGCCGTTGATACAACGGGCGTGACGCCCATCTCAGAATTGAAAAATGATTTTGATAAGATCAACGAAGTGCTGGCCGAGTTGGTTGAGGAGGTGCAGGATGAACTATGCGAAATATGGCCTTTTCTGAAAGTTCTATTGAAACTATCAGGAAAGCTGGATAATAAGCTAATCAACTTTAGCATGAAGCTTGCCCGCGACGGAGCTTGGGAATTTGCGGAAGAGCTCGCTGCTACTTCTCCTCAAGAGCGCTCTCAGGCTATAACCAAGCGAGATATCCGAATTGAGGAAATAGCCGAATACGTTTATCCCGCCAATATTTTAGCTCGAATCCTTTTTGGAATCATCAGAGTTGGACTCAGAAAATCGGTACCTAAGCGAATTGAGATATTGGAATAG
- the ppk2 gene encoding polyphosphate kinase 2, translating into MSNSHISPEDLELLNSKLGLHSLLRSKKVSVPKALKETKYAVEFRKKQEELIKLQNWVIESGKKVVLVFEGRDAAGKGGAIRRITEYINPRHFRIVALDKPTDDERHQWFFQRYINQLPKPGEIVLFDRSWYNRAVVEPVNNFCTDHEYEVFMSQVNEFEKMLIDSDTYLIKFYFSITKDEQARRFDDIKENPLKRWKMTPVDEKAQELWDEYTTYKEVMFEKTNTDHAPWKVIDANQKSVARLEAINHVLSTIPFSS; encoded by the coding sequence ATGAGTAATTCACATATAAGTCCGGAAGATCTCGAGCTGTTGAACTCAAAGCTAGGGCTGCATTCACTACTGCGAAGCAAAAAGGTGAGTGTCCCTAAAGCATTGAAAGAAACAAAATACGCCGTTGAATTTCGTAAGAAGCAAGAGGAACTCATCAAGCTACAGAATTGGGTGATCGAGAGCGGGAAGAAGGTTGTTCTGGTTTTTGAAGGGCGCGATGCAGCAGGGAAAGGTGGTGCCATCAGAAGAATAACGGAGTACATCAATCCTCGGCATTTTCGAATTGTGGCTCTTGATAAACCCACAGATGATGAACGACATCAATGGTTTTTTCAACGATACATCAATCAACTACCCAAGCCTGGTGAGATCGTTCTCTTCGACAGATCGTGGTACAACCGAGCTGTTGTAGAGCCGGTAAATAACTTCTGCACCGATCACGAGTACGAGGTGTTTATGTCGCAAGTCAATGAGTTCGAAAAAATGCTGATTGACTCGGATACTTACCTCATCAAATTTTACTTTTCTATAACCAAAGATGAGCAGGCACGGCGTTTTGACGACATCAAAGAAAATCCGTTGAAACGATGGAAAATGACTCCCGTGGATGAGAAAGCTCAGGAGCTATGGGATGAATACACCACGTATAAGGAGGTAATGTTTGAGAAAACAAATACTGATCACGCTCCTTGGAAAGTTATCGACGCCAATCAAAAATCAGTTGCAAGGCTTGAAGCTATAAATCATGTATTGAGTACAATACCGTTTAGTTCGTAG